One genomic segment of Stigmatopora argus isolate UIUO_Sarg chromosome 3, RoL_Sarg_1.0, whole genome shotgun sequence includes these proteins:
- the ric8b gene encoding chaperone Ric-8B, whose product MDLNNVLSQLESANEVDIEELLRQFNRENSHTFTFDQKEETLRSKLCQSVLIVLGMQVQHSCQKTCLETLRILSRDKSVLAPVATRDGILTLARMARLSGGEMAGDEREPPRPSAPASEEERVVVVEALKCLCNVVYNSAAAQQVSVDVKLAHGLCASLRAAAAWHHEVGLFTLRLLFLLSALRSDLRGEMRREKQVLKLLADVLEHSLDVRWEGTYEVARPDPQALPLPAEENERTMEALKALFNLTVSNVNGVEDDHQYRVIAAILRHVLMLKTETEEKTEEAHSHAVNLLNNFPVSCLDVLIDMPVRGGLEEYGGKNMEAIQVLLDFMEKRIDKGSNYKEGLTPILSLLTGGSRQHREIRRYIKAQVLPPLTDVKIRPEVGTTTRNKLVRLMTHVEMAVKQAAAEFLFVLCKESVDNLLKYTGYGNAAGLLMARGLLGGGRGETEYSPDEDSDTEEYKTAKPFINPITGHVEEPMPNPMEEMTEEQKEYEAQKLVNMLDKLSRQSLIRPIGVKSDGTLAPLEETLRALPGDDVGSDSD is encoded by the exons ATGGACTTAAATAATGTGTTATCGCAGCTCGAGAGCGCTAACGAAGTGGACATCGAGGAGCTTCTCCGGCAATTTAATCGGGAG AACAGCCACACCTTCACATTTGACCAGAAAGAGGAAACGCTGCGCAGT AAGCTCTGTCAAAGTGTGCTAATCGTGCTTGGGATGCAAGTGCAGCACAGCTGTCAGAAGACGTGTCTAGAGACCCTCCGCATCCTCTCTCGAGACAAGTCCGTCCTGGCGCCGGTCGCCACCCGGGATGGCATCCTGACCCTGGCCCGAATGGCCCGGTTGAGCGGCGGGGAAATGGCGGGCGACGAGAGGGAACCCCCGCGGCCGAGCGCGCCGGCGAGCGAGGAAGAGAGAGTGGTGGTAGTGGAGGCCCTTAAGTGCCTGTGCAACGTGGTGTACAACAGCGCGGCGGCTCAGCAGGTGAGCGTGGACGTGAAGCTGGCCCACGGGCTGTGCGCCAGCCTGCGCGCGGCCGCCGCTTGGCACCACGAGGTGGGCCTGTTCACGCTGCGCCTCCTCTTCCTGCTGTCGGCGCTGCGCTCGGACCTGCGGGGGGAGATGAGGAGGGAGAAGCAGGTGCTCAAACTCTTGGCCGATGTGCTGGAGCACAGCCTGGACGTGAGATGGGAGGGCACTTACGAGGTGGCCCGGCCCGACCCGCAGGCCCTGCCTCTGCCTGCCGAGGAAAACGAAAGAACCATGGAGGCTCTCAAAGCCCTGTTCAACCTGACCGTGAGCAATGTCAATGGCGTG GAGGACGACCACCAGTACAGAGTCATCGCCGCCATCCTGCGCCACGTCCTGATGTTGAAGACTGAGACAGAGGAGAAAACAGAGGAAGCACACAG CCACGCGGTCAACCTGCTGAACAACTTTCCCGTGTCCTGCTTGGACGTGTTAATCGACATGCCCGTAAGAGGAGGCCTTGAGGAATATGGAGGCAAAAACATGGAGGCCATACAGGTGTTACTGGATTTCATGGAGAAACGGATAGACAAG GGCTCCAACTACAAAGAGGGTCTTACTCCCATTCTCAGCCTGCTGACTGGGGGGTCCAGACAACACCGAGAAATCCGCAGATATATCAAAGCTCAG GTTCTCCCGCCACTCACGGATGTAAAGATCAGACCCGAGGTGGGAACCACCACCAGAAACAAACTGGTGCGCCTGATGACGCACGTGGAGATGGCCGTCAAGCAGGCGGCTGCCGAGTTTCTCTTTGTCTTGTGTAAAGAAAGTG TGGACAACTTGTTGAAGTACACCGGTTACGGCAACGCAGCAGGACTCCTGATGGCGAGAGGGCTGTTGGGAGGAGGCAGAGGAGAGACGGAGTACTCACCAGATGAAGACTCGGACACAGAAGAGTACAAAACTGCCAAACCTTT CATTAATCCCATCACTGGTCACGTGGAGGAGCCCATGCCGAACCCCATGGAGGAGATGACCGAGGAGCAGAAGGAGTACGAGGC